Sequence from the Rhea pennata isolate bPtePen1 unplaced genomic scaffold, bPtePen1.pri scaffold_32, whole genome shotgun sequence genome:
CaactagaaaatgaaaagcacaagAGTTGCTGAGATAAATTGGAAATCACTTACGGAGAGAGATTGGCAGGTTATTGCCGCTGAACTAGTACCAACTGAATCAGTTTCTTCAGTGCACtcttgagctccttgttcctaAAGCTGTAGATGAGAACATTTGCTCCTGGAGTTATCACCGcgtacagaacagccaccactAGATCCTGAGctagggaggagagaggggggggcttcaggtaggcaaatgTGCCAGTGCTGACAAACAGAGATAGGACAGCCAagtgagggaggcacatggaaaaggctttgtgccggccctgctcagaggggatcctcagcacagcagtgaagatctgcacgtaggacagcacaatgaaaatgaaacatccaAAAACTACAGAAAGAGTAGCCACAAACAAcccaacttccctgaggtagaagtctgagcaggagagcttgaggatctggggaacttcacagaagaactggtctaTGGCATTGCCTTGGCAGCGTGGTATTGAAAATGTATTAGCAGTGTGCAGGACAGCATAGAGAAAACCACCaccccaggcagctgctgccatttggaCACAAGTTCTGCTGCCCATGAGGGTCCGGTAGTGCAggggtttgcagatggcaacaaAACGGTCATATGCCATGACTGTGAGGAGAAAACACTCTGCTGAGCataagagaaagaggaaaaagacctGGGCAACACATCCTGTGTAGGAAATGACCCTGGTGTCCAACAGAGAATTGaccatggatttggggacagtaaCAGAGATGGTGCCAATGTCAAGgagggagaggttgaggaggaagaagtacatgggagCGTGGAGGCGGTGGTCACAGGCTacggctgtgatgatgaggccgttgcccaggagggcagccaggtagatgcccaggaagagggagaagtgcaagagctgcagctcccatgtgtctgcaaatgccaggaggaggaactcattgaaggagctgctgttggacattttcTCCCTCAGGACATGGTGAACTGTCCTAGGAGAAAAAAGACAGTGACAAGTTAGgataaatatttcaagaaaaataaataaataaagcattcCATTTGTCATTAAGAAACACCACATTGCTTCTCTCTTTACTGGGAGGCCATCTATGCAGTTCCCTTGCTTGAATTCCGGTTTGTGCTGTCAGAGCGTGTTGTGAGGAGCAGGGACACTTGTGCCCTGTGGGCTCCAGAGGAGTCTGTCCTGCCGATTAGTAGGGCGTACATGGGAATGAGAGTGAATAGATCTGATACTTACAGTTTCTGTTGAATATAATCCACTCCTCAAGCAGAAGAGCTTTTCAGTATCTTCACTCCTGATTCTGAAGGATGTGAGTTGCAGAAGAAATTTTCAggttttatatatgtgtgtgtgtatatacatatatataaaatacatatatatgtacataaaatatgtacatatatacatatatcttcATACTGATATCATTTTGTGATGCCCCTGTCATACCTGAGGAGTGTTCTTGAAAGGTAACAGTTACTGGCATTTCTACTGTGAGTGCTGAGAGCAAGGATTCACTATCACCTGGTGCAGAGTGACAACAGCTAGTCTGTCTATTAGCCTTGATCTCAGCCGTCCTGTGCTGATGGTGCTTTGAGCTGCAGGATGATCACATTCATATACtaccctaaaaataaaaacagccacTGTTGAGAGCGGAGGAGTCCACTTTCAAAATGCAGATCTCCAAAATTTTACCCGGTCTCAGGGCACCAGAGGAAGGTCTCCACACTTTCCTTCTGGCCAAAGACACATATGACTCTTCAGCTGCCCATATACAGCCTCTCACCACCATTTCCGTACTCTTTGCATCTCTGCATCCTCTTCATTGGTCTCTCGGATATCACAGAGATGCTATGAGacagctgtgcccttctggagagcaacttTCAGCCTGAAAGGACACCACAGGGAAATGGTCAAATGTCCCAAAGATGGCCTCTCCTTAGAGGGAGAGTCAGCTCaatccccagccccagggacTGCATTTCCTGGAGCCACACAGGTCTGAAGGGGTCTGGGGCAACCTCACTCCCATGCAGACCCATCTGTTGCACAACTTACAGCAGTGATGTGTGAACTGTGGCTGAAAAGCCTCAATCCCAGTAAGTCTGAGAGAAAACCAGGAGCAGCATGGCCAGGAGTGGAAACAAGGAGCAATATTATGATCCTGCTGCCAAGGGAGgcaaggagggagagagagagataggcACTCAAGAGAGCCTTCACTTTACCCAGCTGGGCACGCCACTTTACAGAGGGAGGCATCACAGGACAGTCACTCTCAGCCTCATTGTCCGACAGCAAGAAATGAGCCCAGGGCA
This genomic interval carries:
- the LOC134154581 gene encoding olfactory receptor 14C36-like, whose amino-acid sequence is MSNSSSFNEFLLLAFADTWELQLLHFSLFLGIYLAALLGNGLIITAVACDHRLHAPMYFFLLNLSLLDIGTISVTVPKSMVNSLLDTRVISYTGCVAQVFFLFLLCSAECFLLTVMAYDRFVAICKPLHYRTLMGSRTCVQMAAAAWGGGFLYAVLHTANTFSIPRCQGNAIDQFFCEVPQILKLSCSDFYLREVGLFVATLSVVFGCFIFIVLSYVQIFTAVLRIPSEQGRHKAFSMCLPHLAVLSLFVSTGTFAYLKPPPLSSLAQDLVVAVLYAVITPGANVLIYSFRNKELKSALKKLIQLVLVQRQ